TTCTCTTACTACTAAAACACCTGGATCATAAACGTGGTTCATTATTGCTACAGCATCCTCTTTTTTAAAGTTAGTTTTTCTTTGTAAAGGAATACTTACAAATGTAGGTAGATTAATAAATCCAATTGTGTATCCGTCTGGTTTTGCTTTTAATAATTCAGTATATCCAATTTCTCCATCTGCACCTGGTTTGTTTACAATAACAAAAGGTTGAGGGAAGTTTTTTTGAGCTTCTGAAATAAGTATACGAGCTCCAACGTCTGTTCCTCCACCAGCTTTATATGCAACGATAACATTTACAGGTTTTGAAGGATAATTTTCAGGTGATTCAACTTTATCATCCTTCCCACAAGCAACAAATAAAGCCATTGTTGCAAAAATTAAACCAAATAATTTAAACATTTTTTTCATAGTTTGTCCTCCCTTATTTTAATTTATGTTAAAAATCTTTAATCTCAGATATGTGTTCAAGCTCTGTGAGTTCAGCTAAAATTTCAATCTGATTATAAATTTTTGGTAACGTAATTGTGTAAGTAACTTTTTTCTCATCCATATCTTTTTTCATATTTTTTATTTTCATATGATGGTTTTTAAATATATCATAGGTTCTTATAAGATCTTTTGAGAAAAAACATTCATCTGTATAATATATAGTCAATGTTTTAGTAATATTTCTATCTATTAAAATAGTTTCTACTCTTTTAAAAGTCACTAAAACTACTAAAACAGAGATTCCACTGAGGATACTGAGTGTATAGAACCCCCACCCAATACCTAATCCAATACATCCAGTTACCCAAATAGATGCTGCAGTAGTGAGACCAGCAATAGTTTTCTTTTCACGAATTATAGTCCCTGCTCCTAAAAAACCGATACCACTGACAACTTGAGCTCCAATTCTTCCCAGGTCACTTTTTATTACCTGTGCAACTGTAGGATTAGCAATAGCATAATTTAAAATATTAATTCTGAGATGGTCTTGAATAAGAGACACAATAGTAGCTCCTAAGCACACAAGTATATGTGTCCTAAATCCTGCTGGTCTATTATTTGTACCTCTTTCATATCCTATCATTCCACCGATTATTATTGCCAACATGATTCTAAATGCAATGCTCTCAAGTGAAATTTCTGAAACAAAATTTACCATTACCCCACCTCGCATTGTTAATTTTTTTAATTATGTTAATTATGTTAATTTTCAGTTCTATTATAACACAAAGTTTAATAAAAAGATATAAAATTTTAAAAAAAGTTACAATTATTTTTAATAAAGGAGAAAATAGAAGGAATTAAATATTTAAAGGAATAGTTACAGTAAAAATTGTACCTTCTCCTAATTTGCTATCAACTTTTATTTTTCCGTTAAGGTTAAAAATCATATTTTTGACTATAGCTAAACCAAGACCTGTTCCACCAGTTTTACTATTTCTTGATTTATCAACTCTATAGAATCTTCTAAAAATATTTTGTAAATCAGCTTTAGATATTCCAATTCCCTGATCCTGTACCTTAATAATTATTTTATTGTTATTTAAATTTGCTTTTACAAAAATATTTGTATTATTATTACTATATTTAATAGCATTATCAATGAGATTTCCAACTACTGTTCTTAGAAATTCATAATTGATATAACTTGTTATTTCTATATTTTCAATTTCAGATAAAATATCAATCTGTTTATCCTTAGCTAGTTTTTCATAAAGAGATATAATATTTGCAAAACACTCATCAATTTTAATTGTATATATCTGCTTTTTACTGTTTCCAGAGTTTTCAGAATTTGATAGTTCAAGAAGACTATTTGTAAGAAGAGATAGTCTTTTAACTTCTTGCTCAATAATATCAATAAAGTGATTTAGTTGATTAGAGTCTTTTATATGACCAAGTTTAATTGTTTCAATAAAACCACTTATAATTGTTATTGGAGTTTTAAGTTCATGTGAGGCATTTGAAACAAATTCTCTTCTCATTCGTTCGGTAGTCTCAATTTTAGTGATATCTTGTGCAGTAATAATAACCTGATCTGTATTATCTTCAATAT
The sequence above is a segment of the Fusobacterium sp. DD2 genome. Coding sequences within it:
- a CDS encoding MgtC/SapB family protein, which produces MVNFVSEISLESIAFRIMLAIIIGGMIGYERGTNNRPAGFRTHILVCLGATIVSLIQDHLRINILNYAIANPTVAQVIKSDLGRIGAQVVSGIGFLGAGTIIREKKTIAGLTTAASIWVTGCIGLGIGWGFYTLSILSGISVLVVLVTFKRVETILIDRNITKTLTIYYTDECFFSKDLIRTYDIFKNHHMKIKNMKKDMDEKKVTYTITLPKIYNQIEILAELTELEHISEIKDF